A stretch of the Balneola vulgaris DSM 17893 genome encodes the following:
- the pheS gene encoding phenylalanine--tRNA ligase subunit alpha: protein MLEQVKALIDEINSFSVTNSDELENFRLTFLSKNGKVQSLFKMMGKVPKEEKAAFGKAMNDAKNIAQARFDALKSEFESSTTSAKTALDDITLTAPTLPIGSLHPLTQTLEDMKKIFYRLGFTIADGPEIEDDFHNFTALNFPPNHPARDEQDTFFIRKSDDPDVDDLVLRTHTSPVQIRLMEKQAPPIRAIMPGRVYRNEAVSAKSYFLFHQVEALYVDKNVSVADLKETLITFVKLMYGSDVKYRLRPGFFPFTEPSLEMDVWWESNGKGKWLEILGSGMVDPNVFKASGIDPEVYTGFAWGMGVERIAILKHGIDDIRSFYENDIRFLEQFN from the coding sequence ATGCTTGAACAAGTAAAAGCATTAATAGATGAAATCAATTCTTTCTCGGTAACCAACTCCGATGAATTAGAAAATTTCAGACTCACTTTCCTCTCAAAAAATGGAAAAGTGCAATCGCTCTTCAAAATGATGGGTAAAGTGCCAAAAGAAGAGAAAGCTGCTTTTGGTAAAGCCATGAACGATGCAAAGAACATCGCTCAAGCTCGCTTTGACGCTCTTAAATCAGAATTTGAATCGTCAACCACTAGCGCCAAAACTGCACTCGATGATATTACGCTTACCGCCCCTACTCTGCCTATAGGATCTTTGCATCCACTCACGCAGACGCTAGAGGACATGAAAAAGATTTTTTACCGTTTGGGATTCACCATTGCAGATGGGCCTGAAATTGAAGATGACTTTCATAACTTCACCGCACTTAACTTCCCTCCTAACCATCCTGCAAGAGATGAACAGGACACCTTTTTTATTAGGAAGTCGGACGACCCAGATGTTGATGACCTAGTACTTCGAACACACACTTCACCAGTTCAGATTAGACTCATGGAGAAACAAGCTCCTCCTATCCGAGCTATTATGCCAGGACGTGTATATAGGAATGAAGCAGTAAGTGCTAAATCCTATTTCTTATTCCACCAAGTTGAAGCCTTGTATGTTGATAAGAATGTGAGTGTAGCCGACCTCAAAGAAACTTTAATTACTTTTGTTAAACTTATGTACGGCAGTGATGTAAAGTATCGCTTACGCCCTGGGTTTTTCCCTTTTACTGAACCAAGTTTAGAGATGGATGTTTGGTGGGAAAGCAATGGTAAAGGAAAATGGCTAGAGATATTAGGTTCTGGTATGGTAGACCCGAATGTATTCAAAGCATCTGGAATAGACCCTGAAGTTTACACTGGTTTTGCATGGGGAATGGGCGTTGAACGCATCGCTATACTCAAACATGGCATCGATGATATTCGCTCATTTTATGAAAATGACATCCGCTTCTTAGAACAGTTCAATTAA
- the pheT gene encoding phenylalanine--tRNA ligase subunit beta → MKISYNWLQEFIDLDISPDELADKLTLIGLEVEGIEEYGSMLDGVVVGLVTSTVQHPNADRLKVCQVDLGDETVQIVCGAKNVAEGQKVPVAKVGSTLPIKLDDGSNLTLRKAKLRGEDSYGMICAEDELGLGTDHAGIMVLNEDLEVGTPINEIFDLYQDTVIEIAITPNRPDATGHLGVARDIAAALNLELVKPSVNDSKVSTNSPSYTIKVESDKCHRYAAKLIQGVTIEDSPKWLQDKLQAVGVRPVNNVVDITNYVMLELGQPLHAFDFAEISNKEIIVKEFDEEIEFETLDHVKRKCAAGTLFICDGSGPIAIAGVMGGVNSEVSENTTDILIESAYFDPGSVRKTSKLQQLQTDASYRFERGIDPQLQAFAAQRAADLILEVCGGTAEKELVDIHPIKTEPKEITLRKEYVNRLLGTSLEVNEILDIVNGLELEVLNSNEDTATFRIPTFRPDLEREVDLIEEVGRLFDYNKIESPGHGIYVSTEPLTDWELLVSKVKSIGVSLGLREIYTNSLISEKEAMNFVGEDEIIVSLNPLNRDMSTMRPTLKHGFLRSAEFNFNRSASNIRFFEVGNVFLNSENASYHDGINEQTHVLLGLSGFRHREHWTGKAEPYSIFDLKALVDAFFTKLGLASSIKIKRVDDQTLSYQYKKRELGRVNVLDKKLRDAYDVKHEVYIGEFSLNAITDALSTIKESTFTPIPKFPSFDFDVAFVVDTDTPADSMMGDIKNNAGNTLKSIDIFDVFEGESIGKGKKSIAFRLNFIDPNKTLNIKEVEPIIQRIVKSMEKKFSAKLRS, encoded by the coding sequence ATGAAAATATCTTATAACTGGCTTCAAGAATTTATTGACTTAGACATTAGCCCAGATGAATTAGCTGACAAGCTTACTCTTATTGGCTTAGAAGTTGAAGGGATCGAAGAATACGGCAGTATGCTAGATGGTGTTGTAGTTGGGCTTGTTACTTCAACGGTTCAACACCCGAATGCGGATCGTTTAAAAGTATGCCAAGTAGATTTAGGTGATGAGACCGTACAAATTGTATGCGGTGCAAAGAATGTAGCGGAAGGGCAAAAAGTGCCTGTTGCAAAAGTAGGCTCTACCCTTCCTATTAAATTAGATGATGGTAGCAACCTAACTTTAAGAAAAGCCAAGCTTCGTGGTGAAGATTCATACGGAATGATTTGTGCGGAAGACGAACTTGGTTTAGGTACCGATCATGCTGGTATCATGGTATTAAATGAGGATCTCGAAGTTGGAACACCAATAAACGAGATATTTGACCTCTATCAAGACACAGTAATAGAAATTGCAATTACACCCAACCGCCCTGATGCAACGGGACATTTAGGAGTTGCAAGAGATATTGCGGCAGCTTTAAACCTTGAGCTCGTAAAACCTTCTGTAAATGATAGCAAAGTATCTACAAACTCACCTTCATACACTATAAAAGTAGAAAGTGACAAGTGCCATAGATACGCAGCCAAGTTAATTCAAGGCGTGACTATTGAAGACTCTCCAAAGTGGCTACAAGACAAACTACAAGCCGTAGGTGTTCGTCCAGTGAACAATGTGGTAGACATCACGAACTATGTGATGCTAGAATTGGGTCAACCACTACATGCCTTCGATTTTGCTGAAATCAGCAATAAAGAGATTATTGTTAAAGAGTTCGATGAAGAGATTGAATTTGAAACACTCGACCATGTGAAAAGAAAGTGTGCAGCGGGCACCCTCTTTATTTGTGACGGAAGTGGTCCTATTGCCATTGCTGGCGTAATGGGTGGTGTGAACTCAGAAGTAAGTGAAAACACCACTGATATCTTAATTGAAAGTGCTTATTTCGATCCGGGCTCTGTACGAAAAACTTCAAAGCTTCAGCAGCTGCAAACAGATGCTTCCTATCGCTTTGAGCGTGGCATCGATCCTCAATTACAGGCTTTTGCAGCTCAAAGAGCGGCCGATTTGATATTAGAAGTATGTGGAGGTACTGCTGAAAAGGAACTAGTAGATATCCACCCAATTAAAACAGAACCTAAAGAAATCACGCTCAGAAAGGAATACGTTAATAGGCTTCTTGGTACTTCATTAGAGGTAAATGAAATCTTAGATATCGTTAACGGCCTTGAATTAGAAGTACTAAACAGCAACGAAGATACAGCGACTTTTAGAATTCCTACTTTCCGCCCTGATTTAGAGCGCGAAGTGGATTTAATTGAAGAAGTAGGTCGATTATTCGATTACAACAAAATTGAATCCCCAGGACATGGTATTTATGTATCTACCGAGCCATTAACAGATTGGGAGTTATTAGTTTCAAAAGTTAAATCAATCGGAGTTTCATTAGGACTTAGAGAGATTTACACGAATTCTCTTATTTCAGAAAAAGAGGCCATGAATTTTGTGGGTGAAGATGAAATTATAGTTTCATTGAATCCTTTGAATCGTGATATGAGCACGATGAGACCAACTTTAAAGCATGGATTTTTACGCTCAGCTGAATTCAATTTTAATAGAAGCGCATCGAATATTCGATTTTTTGAAGTAGGAAATGTATTCCTTAATTCAGAAAACGCTTCTTACCACGATGGTATCAATGAGCAAACTCATGTGTTATTAGGGCTATCAGGTTTTAGGCATCGAGAACATTGGACAGGAAAAGCAGAACCATATAGTATCTTTGATCTCAAAGCTCTGGTAGATGCGTTCTTCACCAAATTAGGATTAGCTTCGTCTATCAAGATAAAGAGAGTTGATGACCAAACATTAAGTTACCAATATAAAAAGCGTGAGCTTGGTAGAGTTAATGTATTAGATAAGAAACTTCGTGATGCTTATGATGTTAAGCATGAGGTATATATTGGTGAATTTAGTTTAAATGCTATCACTGATGCATTGAGCACCATTAAAGAATCTACCTTTACCCCTATTCCAAAATTCCCTAGTTTCGACTTTGATGTTGCCTTTGTTGTGGATACAGACACACCTGCAGATAGCATGATGGGTGACATCAAAAATAACGCAGGAAACACCCTTAAGAGCATTGATATTTTTGATGTGTTTGAAGGTGAATCTATAGGGAAAGGAAAGAAAAGTATTGCCTTCAGGCTGAATTTCATTGATCCTAACAAAACCTTGAATATCAAAGAAGTAGAACCTATTATTCAACGTATAGTTAAATCAATGGAAAAGAAATTTTCTGCTAAACTTAGATCATAG
- the infC gene encoding translation initiation factor IF-3, translating into MGRPEPADKTRINENIRAAQVRVIKPDNGHEVTTTDRALKLAESYNLDLVEVAPDANPPVCKIIDYGKYMYEKKKKEKEAKKKQHTVTVKELRFRPNTDDHDLEFKTRHAKEFLESGDKVKATVQFRGRDMLYTEKGELLLLQLAKSLEDIAKIEAKPNMEGRRMIMMLTPK; encoded by the coding sequence ATGGGCAGGCCAGAACCTGCTGATAAGACCAGAATTAATGAGAACATCAGAGCCGCGCAGGTACGAGTAATAAAACCTGACAATGGCCATGAAGTAACCACAACAGATCGAGCACTTAAGCTTGCTGAATCGTACAACCTTGATCTTGTGGAAGTTGCACCGGATGCGAATCCACCTGTATGCAAGATCATTGATTACGGTAAGTATATGTACGAGAAAAAGAAGAAGGAAAAAGAAGCTAAGAAAAAGCAACATACCGTAACGGTAAAAGAGCTTCGCTTCCGCCCTAACACCGATGATCATGATTTAGAGTTCAAGACTCGTCATGCCAAAGAATTTCTTGAAAGTGGTGATAAGGTAAAAGCAACTGTGCAATTCCGTGGCCGTGATATGCTATACACCGAGAAGGGTGAACTGCTTCTATTACAACTTGCTAAAAGCTTGGAAGACATCGCTAAAATTGAGGCAAAGCCGAATATGGAAGGCCGCCGAATGATTATGATGTTGACCCCAAAATAA
- a CDS encoding cell division protein ZapA, whose product MKSIKVTILGKQYPLKVEDSEEENMIRICNYVDERFKKYREQLVKQPESTVMSLAALSIAEELFEARSNTSELEKNEHHMMERVNKSLERLLESIKDE is encoded by the coding sequence ATGAAATCTATTAAAGTCACCATTTTAGGCAAGCAGTACCCGCTTAAAGTTGAAGACAGCGAAGAAGAAAACATGATTCGAATCTGTAATTATGTTGATGAGCGCTTCAAAAAGTATAGAGAACAATTAGTAAAACAACCTGAATCAACAGTGATGTCGTTAGCCGCTCTGAGTATTGCCGAGGAGCTTTTCGAAGCTAGAAGTAATACTTCTGAATTAGAGAAAAACGAACATCACATGATGGAGAGAGTGAATAAAAGTCTTGAACGTTTATTAGAAAGCATCAAAGACGAGTAA
- a CDS encoding glycosyltransferase, protein MPSPQSILILGSVWPEPKSSAAGTRMMQLIEFFQEQGVKVFFACSASNMEFSEDLPALNITTYSIKLNDSSFDSFLVKLNPTYVLFDRFMTEEQFGWRVAEHLPEAIRLLDTEDLHCLRFAREQALKANEDFDSQSLYNEKAKREIASILRCDLTLMISKYEINILKDVFHVYSSLLVYVPFLYSTEQQGFNSFKSYSERSDFISIGNFLHPPNWDAVRYLKETIWPAIRAKLPWAKLSVFGAYTSPKVEQLHNPKQGFLIKGRADSALEVIHDSRVMLAPLRFGAGLKGKLFDAMLCSTPSVTSTIGAEGMIVEGQQWPGFIEDEIDLFVDKAVELYADEPLWNNKSALSNSILKANFDKDVHYQTLSSSLDKLKQNLKRHRDRNFLGQILHHHTAGAYKYLSKWIEEKNKK, encoded by the coding sequence ATGCCGTCACCACAAAGTATTTTAATTCTTGGCTCTGTTTGGCCCGAGCCTAAATCATCGGCCGCTGGCACACGAATGATGCAATTAATCGAGTTCTTTCAGGAGCAAGGAGTAAAGGTGTTCTTTGCGTGTTCTGCTTCAAATATGGAGTTTTCAGAGGATTTACCAGCATTAAACATCACTACATACTCCATTAAGCTTAATGATTCTTCTTTTGATTCATTTCTTGTAAAGCTGAACCCAACCTATGTGTTGTTCGATCGGTTTATGACGGAAGAACAATTCGGGTGGAGGGTTGCTGAACATTTACCTGAGGCTATCAGACTATTGGATACTGAAGATTTACATTGTTTGCGGTTTGCGCGTGAACAAGCATTAAAAGCTAATGAGGATTTTGATAGTCAGTCCCTCTATAATGAAAAGGCAAAAAGGGAGATTGCTAGTATTCTTAGATGTGATTTAACCCTTATGATTTCTAAATATGAAATCAACATTTTAAAGGATGTGTTCCATGTTTATAGTTCATTATTAGTGTATGTACCGTTTTTGTATTCAACTGAACAACAAGGTTTTAATTCATTTAAATCGTATAGTGAGAGAAGTGATTTTATAAGCATAGGTAACTTTTTGCACCCCCCAAATTGGGATGCAGTTCGTTATTTAAAAGAAACGATTTGGCCAGCAATTCGAGCAAAATTACCATGGGCAAAGTTGTCGGTTTTTGGAGCATATACCTCCCCAAAAGTGGAACAACTTCATAATCCAAAGCAAGGGTTTTTAATTAAAGGTAGAGCAGATTCAGCATTGGAGGTCATACATGATTCAAGAGTCATGTTAGCACCTCTTAGATTCGGTGCTGGACTAAAAGGAAAGTTGTTTGATGCAATGTTGTGTAGCACGCCTTCTGTTACAAGTACTATAGGGGCTGAAGGGATGATTGTAGAAGGGCAGCAATGGCCAGGGTTTATTGAAGACGAAATCGATCTATTCGTTGATAAAGCTGTTGAATTATACGCGGATGAACCACTATGGAACAATAAAAGTGCACTGTCCAATTCTATTTTGAAGGCTAATTTCGATAAAGATGTTCACTATCAAACACTTAGTTCAAGCTTGGACAAACTAAAACAGAACCTGAAACGTCATAGAGATAGAAATTTTTTAGGTCAGATTTTGCATCACCATACAGCAGGGGCCTATAAGTATTTGTCGAAATGGATAGAAGAAAAGAATAAAAAATAG
- a CDS encoding TIGR00282 family metallophosphoesterase produces MAETISILFVGDIVGSPGLSLVETVLPSIIKRYDADFVIANGENSHEGHGINDSIIKSLHKTGVHVITGGDHSFDKWKVFNYMRENNTILRPLNYPKGNVGFGYGVYTIPNTSLKIGVLNLQGRTFMKPIDDPFSAADWALSKISEETNIIFVDMHAEATAEKISLAWHIDGRASVMVGTHTHIPTGDARIFPKGLGYQTDAGMTGSFNSSIGMDKKVAIKRFMTGVHQKYQAANGDNHLCGVFAKVNTETGKCVHIEQVTYPEFNSSEE; encoded by the coding sequence GTGGCTGAAACTATCAGCATCTTGTTTGTAGGAGACATTGTTGGCTCTCCAGGACTTAGTTTAGTAGAAACCGTTTTACCCAGTATAATTAAGAGATACGATGCAGACTTTGTTATAGCGAATGGAGAGAATTCGCATGAAGGTCATGGCATCAACGACTCTATTATTAAAAGCTTACATAAAACGGGTGTACATGTTATAACCGGAGGCGATCATTCATTCGATAAATGGAAAGTCTTCAATTACATGCGAGAGAATAACACCATCCTTCGCCCTCTCAATTATCCAAAAGGAAATGTAGGTTTTGGTTACGGAGTATATACTATCCCAAACACTTCCTTGAAGATTGGTGTATTGAACTTACAGGGTCGAACCTTCATGAAGCCAATTGACGATCCTTTTAGTGCCGCCGATTGGGCGCTTTCGAAGATTAGTGAAGAAACGAACATCATTTTTGTAGATATGCATGCGGAAGCAACTGCAGAAAAAATATCACTAGCTTGGCATATTGATGGAAGAGCTTCTGTGATGGTGGGAACACATACCCACATCCCTACCGGAGATGCACGAATATTTCCAAAAGGCTTAGGATATCAAACTGATGCTGGAATGACGGGATCATTTAATTCTTCTATAGGCATGGACAAGAAAGTGGCCATTAAGCGGTTCATGACAGGTGTTCACCAAAAATACCAAGCAGCAAATGGCGATAATCATTTATGTGGAGTATTTGCGAAAGTGAATACAGAAACGGGTAAATGCGTTCATATCGAACAAGTGACTTACCCTGAGTTTAATTCAAGCGAAGAATAA
- a CDS encoding tetratricopeptide repeat protein — MTKNFTKEELEHDPLLDKYTQAVGYYNQNKTTILSVLISFVAIIGIYIGYNYYSGNQEAEAQNYLATAEKSYSEGDYATALNGDEYTLAFGFIQIADDYAGTNAGNLATYYAAVSHFKLDNYQDALAYINEYEHSKGIMGVGSKSFHATLLELNGDLEAAAKKFEEAANWDVNNSTTPFNLLKAAEVYIELGNEDKASSLLTTITEEYPQSAEATTSIKLQGSLAVN, encoded by the coding sequence ATGACTAAGAATTTCACAAAAGAAGAGTTGGAACACGATCCGTTACTTGATAAATACACGCAAGCGGTTGGTTACTACAATCAGAATAAAACGACTATTCTATCTGTTCTAATCTCATTTGTAGCCATTATTGGTATCTACATTGGCTATAACTATTACTCAGGCAATCAAGAAGCTGAGGCTCAAAACTATCTTGCTACAGCTGAAAAGAGTTACTCTGAAGGTGATTACGCAACTGCATTAAATGGTGACGAGTACACACTAGCTTTTGGTTTTATTCAAATAGCTGACGACTATGCTGGCACTAACGCAGGCAACTTAGCAACATACTATGCTGCTGTATCTCACTTCAAGCTAGATAACTACCAAGATGCCTTAGCATACATCAATGAGTATGAGCATTCAAAAGGTATTATGGGTGTTGGATCAAAATCATTCCACGCTACCCTTTTAGAACTCAATGGCGACTTAGAAGCTGCAGCAAAGAAATTCGAAGAAGCTGCTAACTGGGATGTAAACAACTCAACTACTCCTTTTAATCTTCTGAAAGCTGCTGAAGTTTATATTGAACTAGGTAATGAAGATAAAGCTAGCTCGCTTTTAACAACCATTACTGAAGAGTATCCTCAAAGTGCTGAAGCTACTACAAGTATTAAGCTTCAAGGGTCTTTAGCTGTTAATTAA
- the rplT gene encoding 50S ribosomal protein L20: protein MPRSSNLVASRRRRKKILNQAKGYWGKRKNVYTIAKNAVEKGLQYQYRDRKNRKRTFRRLWIVRINAAARINGISYSRLMHAMKEKDMQINRKVLADLAVHDADAFAAIVKEATA, encoded by the coding sequence ATGCCACGTTCATCAAACTTAGTGGCTTCCCGTCGCCGTCGCAAAAAGATTCTGAATCAAGCGAAAGGTTACTGGGGCAAGCGTAAGAATGTATACACGATAGCGAAAAATGCGGTAGAGAAAGGTCTACAGTACCAATACCGTGATCGCAAAAACCGTAAACGTACATTCCGCAGATTATGGATCGTTCGAATCAATGCTGCTGCTAGAATTAACGGAATCTCATACTCTCGACTCATGCACGCCATGAAAGAGAAAGACATGCAGATTAACCGTAAAGTTCTTGCAGATCTAGCGGTTCACGATGCCGACGCGTTTGCTGCCATTGTGAAGGAAGCTACAGCTTAA
- the rpmI gene encoding 50S ribosomal protein L35 gives MPKMKSNSGAKKRFKVTGSGKIKRKKAFKRHILTKKSSKTKRKLGESTIVTDADTPKVKELIPYKF, from the coding sequence ATGCCAAAAATGAAAAGTAATAGTGGTGCTAAGAAGCGCTTTAAGGTTACCGGTTCTGGTAAAATTAAGCGTAAGAAAGCTTTTAAGCGCCATATTCTTACTAAGAAAAGCAGTAAAACTAAGAGAAAGCTCGGCGAATCTACCATCGTGACTGATGCGGATACACCAAAAGTAAAAGAGCTTATTCCTTACAAATTTTAA
- a CDS encoding ABC transporter ATP-binding protein — protein MSNSILLSAKGIHKSFEDENGGAPLEVLRGVDIDVPEATITSIVGSSGSGKSTLLHIVGGLDKPDSGSVLWGNTDISSLKNNELATFRNKNIGFVFQFHHLLPEFTAIENIAMPALISGKSIEEATERALKLMERFGVAERRNHRPTQLSGGEQQRVSMARALMNEPKLILADEPTGNLDDANTQIILDMLFELRDRDGVSVLLITHEKSIAQRSDILLEIKSGTIS, from the coding sequence ATGTCGAACTCAATACTTCTATCTGCCAAAGGCATCCATAAGAGTTTCGAAGATGAAAACGGTGGAGCTCCTTTAGAAGTACTTCGAGGTGTTGATATTGATGTACCAGAAGCAACAATCACTTCCATCGTAGGCTCTAGTGGAAGTGGAAAAAGCACCCTACTCCATATAGTTGGTGGGCTAGACAAACCTGATTCTGGCTCGGTACTTTGGGGCAATACAGATATTAGTTCATTGAAGAATAATGAGCTCGCTACCTTTAGAAACAAGAACATTGGCTTCGTATTTCAATTTCATCACTTGCTACCTGAGTTCACAGCAATAGAAAATATTGCCATGCCAGCTCTCATATCCGGCAAATCGATAGAAGAGGCAACTGAACGTGCATTGAAGCTCATGGAGCGATTTGGAGTGGCCGAACGACGGAATCATCGCCCTACTCAACTCTCGGGTGGAGAACAACAAAGAGTATCTATGGCTCGGGCCTTGATGAATGAGCCTAAACTGATATTAGCTGATGAGCCCACTGGTAATTTAGATGATGCCAACACTCAGATTATCTTAGATATGTTGTTTGAGTTACGTGATCGTGATGGGGTTTCGGTACTATTGATTACCCATGAAAAAAGCATCGCCCAGCGATCCGATATACTACTCGAAATAAAAAGCGGTACTATCTCTTAA
- the solA gene encoding N-methyl-L-tryptophan oxidase, giving the protein MKKIYDVIVIGLGSMGSSSIYHLASRGLEVLGIEQFGIGNSKGSHSGQSRLVRKAYFEHTDYIPLLNRAYEGWDHLEAITGKQLYYPTGIAYFGDPENEIIRGVRDAATQYNIPLGDIPGDFERLIDTPAHYTSFLEGNAGYVFTIEAIQAYVEAAKLKGANILNHEKVEEVTESKGVCDVITNKGVYKAKKVVFTAGAYINELLEIPASKFEVTQQTLCWASSDRPDSEISDLPCWVITDENYDGLFYGFPLLNSPFKKGEKLIKIAHHVNGETVEQHDDKRIISDKELNKIEYIVNKYMGNYINQIKSVSECFYTYSKDGHFVLDIIPNSNEKFVIASGFSGHGFKFIPVVGEIIADLVIGGSSSLPVEFLSLQRFNS; this is encoded by the coding sequence ATGAAAAAGATATATGACGTGATTGTAATTGGATTAGGCTCGATGGGTTCTTCATCCATTTACCATTTAGCCTCAAGGGGACTGGAGGTGTTAGGGATTGAGCAGTTCGGTATTGGAAACAGCAAAGGGTCTCATTCAGGGCAGAGCAGGTTGGTTCGGAAGGCATATTTCGAACATACCGACTATATCCCATTATTAAACAGGGCCTATGAAGGATGGGATCATTTAGAGGCTATAACGGGCAAGCAATTGTACTATCCTACCGGAATCGCATATTTCGGAGATCCCGAAAACGAAATCATAAGAGGGGTTCGGGATGCTGCTACCCAATACAATATACCACTTGGTGATATTCCAGGTGATTTTGAGCGACTAATAGATACCCCAGCTCACTACACATCATTTTTAGAGGGCAATGCGGGCTATGTTTTCACGATTGAAGCTATACAAGCTTATGTAGAAGCCGCAAAGTTAAAGGGTGCGAATATCCTTAATCATGAGAAAGTAGAAGAGGTAACAGAATCGAAGGGTGTATGTGATGTGATTACCAATAAGGGGGTTTACAAAGCAAAAAAGGTGGTGTTTACAGCTGGAGCATACATAAACGAATTATTAGAAATTCCTGCTTCAAAGTTTGAAGTTACACAACAAACGCTTTGTTGGGCTAGCTCAGATAGACCTGACTCAGAAATTAGTGATCTGCCGTGCTGGGTGATAACTGATGAAAATTACGATGGACTCTTCTATGGTTTTCCCTTATTAAATTCGCCGTTTAAGAAAGGTGAAAAGCTAATTAAGATCGCACATCATGTAAATGGTGAAACCGTTGAACAACATGATGATAAAAGAATTATATCAGATAAAGAATTAAATAAAATTGAGTATATAGTTAATAAATACATGGGTAATTATATAAATCAAATAAAATCAGTATCTGAATGTTTTTATACCTACTCAAAAGATGGGCACTTTGTATTGGATATTATTCCCAATTCAAATGAAAAGTTTGTGATTGCTTCTGGGTTTAGTGGGCATGGGTTTAAGTTCATACCCGTAGTTGGTGAGATAATAGCTGATCTTGTGATAGGTGGTAGCAGTAGTTTACCCGTTGAGTTCTTATCATTACAGCGTTTCAATTCTTAA